The Pseudarthrobacter defluvii DNA window AGCCCGCCGGAACCCCGCCACAGGCACGCATCCACCTCGAACGGCAGCAACTGGTCCTGCTGTGCCATCAATGACGCCCCATGCGCCGTGACCCGTCGCATGAAGTGTCGGCGGCACAGCGTCTCGTAGCCCACCACGGGAACGTGCCCGGCCTCCGGGGCGGCGGCTTCGGCCACCATGTCCACGTCGCCCACCACCACCTGCGCGCCCTCGGTGACCATGACGCCGTCGACCGTCCTGGCGTTGTGGGTGGCCCGGCGGCCGCACCAGCACAGCGCCTCCACCTGAAGCACCTGCACGCGGTCGGCGAGCTCGATGAGCCGCTGTGAGCCCGGAAACAGGCGGGTGCGGAAGTCAGCGGTGATGCCGAACGCGAAGACGTCGACGTCAATTTCGTCCACCACCTTGGCCAGCTGCTCCACCTGCCCGGGGGTGTAGAACTGGGCTTCGTCGCAGATCAGGTAGTCAACGCGCTGGCCCTGCGTGCGCCGGACCATGACTTCCTCCCAGAAATCCGTGCTGTCCAGCACCTCCACCGC harbors:
- a CDS encoding thymidine kinase; translated protein: MAELIFFSGTMDCGKSTLALQMDYNHRARGRGGVRFSRNDRAGESRISSRLGLETDAVEVLDSTDFWEEVMVRRTQGQRVDYLICDEAQFYTPGQVEQLAKVVDEIDVDVFAFGITADFRTRLFPGSQRLIELADRVQVLQVEALCWCGRRATHNARTVDGVMVTEGAQVVVGDVDMVAEAAAPEAGHVPVVGYETLCRRHFMRRVTAHGASLMAQQDQLLPFEVDACLWRGSGGLGENRGT